A single region of the Thermodesulfatator indicus DSM 15286 genome encodes:
- the fusA gene encoding elongation factor G yields the protein MNKESLAKLKKTRNIGIVAHIDAGKTTTTERILYYTGRTHKIGEVHEGTATMDYMPQEQERGITITSACTTCFWRDHRINIIDTPGHVDFTVEVERALRVLDGAVVIFCAVGGVEPQSETVWRQADKYGVPRITFVNKMDRVGANFEAVLEQMKSRLGANPVAIQIPYGAEEDFRGVIDLVEMKAIVWDESTLGARFHEEEIPAELKDKAEEFRNRMLEALADVSEDIMIKYLEGEEISPKEIREALREGAVKLQLVPVLCGSAFKNKGVQPLLDAIIDYLPSPLDIPPVKGVNPETGEVEERITDPDAPLAALAFKIMTDPYVGTLTFLRIYSGKIETGMSVYNATKGKRERIGRLVRMHANRREEITEAEAGDIVAALGLRNTTTGDTLCDENHPIELESLEIPEPVISVAIEPKTKADQEKLSVALQKIALEDPSFRVVTDHETGQTLIWGMGELHLEIIVDRLTREFKVQANVGKPEVAYRETITASAEAEGKYIKQTGGRGQYGHVKIVIEPNPEKGFEFISEIVGGAIPKEFIPAVEKGVKEAMEQGVVAGYPMVDVKVRLVDGSYHEVDSSEIAFAIAGSMAFKDAAQKAKPILLEPIMKLEVVTPEEYLGDVLGDISSRRGKVQGMEQRPGVRVIKALVPLAEMFGYATELRSKTQGRATFTMQFSHYEKLPEALAEEIVRKSKLAA from the coding sequence ATGAATAAGGAATCCTTGGCCAAACTTAAGAAAACGAGAAACATTGGTATTGTTGCGCATATTGACGCCGGAAAAACTACAACTACTGAGCGTATCCTTTATTATACCGGCCGTACCCACAAGATTGGTGAAGTTCACGAAGGTACGGCTACTATGGACTATATGCCCCAGGAGCAGGAAAGGGGAATTACTATCACTTCTGCTTGCACTACTTGCTTCTGGCGGGATCACCGAATTAACATCATTGATACCCCTGGTCACGTGGACTTTACGGTAGAGGTTGAACGTGCTCTACGCGTACTTGACGGAGCCGTAGTTATCTTCTGTGCGGTTGGCGGTGTTGAACCTCAGTCTGAAACGGTTTGGCGCCAGGCTGACAAGTATGGCGTTCCCCGTATCACTTTCGTTAACAAGATGGACCGTGTGGGGGCCAATTTTGAGGCTGTTCTTGAGCAAATGAAGTCTCGCTTGGGTGCTAATCCGGTGGCTATCCAGATCCCTTATGGAGCGGAAGAAGATTTCCGTGGAGTTATCGATCTGGTTGAGATGAAGGCCATCGTTTGGGATGAATCTACTCTTGGGGCACGCTTTCACGAAGAAGAAATCCCCGCTGAATTAAAAGACAAAGCTGAAGAGTTTCGTAATCGCATGCTTGAGGCTTTGGCTGATGTCAGCGAAGATATAATGATCAAATACCTTGAAGGTGAAGAAATTTCTCCTAAAGAAATTCGCGAAGCTCTTCGCGAAGGTGCCGTGAAGCTTCAGTTGGTGCCGGTTCTTTGTGGTTCTGCTTTTAAAAATAAAGGTGTTCAGCCTCTGCTCGACGCTATTATAGATTATCTACCTTCTCCTTTAGATATTCCACCGGTTAAAGGAGTTAATCCTGAAACTGGTGAAGTAGAAGAGCGTATTACCGACCCAGATGCTCCTCTTGCTGCTTTGGCTTTTAAGATTATGACTGACCCCTACGTGGGAACTCTTACTTTCTTGCGTATTTATTCTGGAAAAATTGAAACGGGCATGAGCGTTTATAACGCGACTAAGGGCAAGCGTGAACGTATTGGCCGTTTGGTGCGTATGCATGCCAATCGCCGTGAAGAAATTACCGAAGCAGAAGCTGGTGATATCGTGGCGGCCCTTGGTTTGAGAAATACCACTACTGGTGATACCCTTTGTGATGAAAATCATCCAATAGAGCTTGAGTCTCTAGAGATCCCAGAGCCGGTTATTTCGGTGGCTATTGAGCCGAAAACCAAGGCTGACCAGGAAAAGCTTTCGGTTGCCCTTCAAAAAATTGCCCTTGAAGATCCGTCTTTCCGGGTGGTGACAGATCATGAGACCGGTCAGACCCTTATTTGGGGGATGGGCGAGCTTCACCTGGAGATCATTGTTGACCGTCTTACCCGTGAGTTTAAAGTTCAGGCAAACGTTGGTAAACCTGAAGTAGCCTATCGTGAAACCATAACCGCTTCTGCTGAAGCTGAAGGGAAATATATCAAGCAGACAGGTGGTCGCGGTCAGTATGGTCACGTAAAAATCGTTATTGAACCAAATCCCGAAAAGGGCTTTGAGTTTATATCTGAAATTGTGGGAGGGGCTATTCCTAAAGAGTTTATACCTGCTGTAGAAAAAGGGGTTAAAGAGGCCATGGAGCAGGGTGTAGTGGCGGGTTATCCAATGGTTGACGTTAAAGTTCGCCTTGTTGATGGTAGCTACCACGAAGTTGACTCTTCAGAAATTGCGTTTGCTATTGCTGGTTCCATGGCTTTTAAAGATGCGGCTCAGAAGGCTAAGCCTATTCTCCTTGAGCCCATTATGAAACTTGAGGTAGTCACTCCTGAAGAATATCTTGGTGATGTTTTGGGAGACATTTCTTCTCGTAGGGGTAAGGTCCAGGGGATGGAACAGCGTCCTGGCGTAAGGGTAATAAAAGCCCTTGTCCCCTTGGCAGAAATGTTTGGATATGCTACAGAACTTCGTTCTAAGACACAGGGCCGAGCAACCTTTACCATGCAGTTCTCGCACTATGAAAAATTGCCTGAGGCCCTGGCGGAAGAGATTGTCCGTAAGTCTAAGTTAGCAGCGTAA
- the rpsS gene encoding 30S ribosomal protein S19, producing MPRSKKKGPFVDEHLWKKVRKALETGDKKVIKTWSRRSTILPEFVGLTFAVHNGHKFIPVYVTENMVGHKLGEFAPTRTYRGHAADKGKVKGKKK from the coding sequence ATGCCTAGGTCAAAGAAGAAAGGGCCATTTGTTGATGAACATCTCTGGAAAAAGGTGCGTAAGGCCCTTGAGACTGGAGATAAAAAAGTTATCAAGACTTGGAGCCGACGCTCAACTATTTTGCCTGAGTTTGTGGGCTTGACCTTCGCCGTGCACAATGGCCATAAATTTATTCCGGTTTATGTTACTGAGAACATGGTTGGCCACAAACTCGGTGAGTTTGCCCCTACGAGGACGTATAGGGGGCATGCTGCTGATAAAGGTAAAGTAAAAGGTAAGAAGAAATAG
- the rpsG gene encoding 30S ribosomal protein S7, translated as MPRKGPVPKREVPPDPKYGSELVARFINRLMLDGKKSVARRIFYGAMELLREKSGGEDPLQIFEKAVENVKPLLETRSRRVGGATYQVPVEVRPERQRTLAIRWIILAARERPEKTMVERLAGELWDAYNNRGAAIKKREDTHRMAEANRAFAHYRW; from the coding sequence ATGCCACGAAAAGGACCTGTACCAAAAAGAGAAGTGCCGCCTGATCCTAAATACGGAAGCGAATTGGTGGCTCGTTTTATTAATCGTTTGATGCTTGATGGCAAAAAAAGTGTGGCTCGTCGTATTTTTTATGGAGCCATGGAGCTTTTGCGCGAAAAGAGCGGAGGGGAAGACCCCTTGCAAATTTTTGAAAAGGCAGTAGAAAACGTTAAGCCTTTGCTTGAGACCCGCTCAAGAAGAGTGGGGGGGGCAACGTATCAAGTGCCTGTAGAGGTACGGCCCGAGCGTCAGCGCACTCTGGCTATACGCTGGATAATTTTGGCTGCACGTGAGCGTCCTGAAAAAACGATGGTAGAAAGGCTTGCGGGAGAGCTCTGGGACGCTTACAATAATCGCGGCGCAGCCATTAAGAAAAGAGAAGATACCCACCGGATGGCAGAGGCTAACCGGGCCTTTGCTCACTATCGGTGGTAA
- the rpsL gene encoding 30S ribosomal protein S12 gives MPTINQLIRLGREKRKTKSKSPALMGCPQRRGVCTRVYTTTPKKPNSALRKVARVRLTNGIEVTAYIPGIGHNLQEHSVVLVRGGRVKDLPGVRYKIIRGALDAAGVQDRRKSRSKYGAKRPK, from the coding sequence ATGCCAACGATTAACCAGTTGATAAGGCTTGGTCGTGAAAAGAGAAAGACAAAGTCAAAGTCTCCGGCGCTTATGGGGTGCCCGCAGCGTCGCGGGGTTTGTACTCGTGTTTATACTACTACTCCTAAGAAGCCGAACTCGGCGCTTCGTAAAGTAGCCCGTGTGCGTTTGACTAATGGTATAGAAGTTACGGCTTATATTCCAGGGATTGGTCATAATCTTCAAGAGCACTCGGTAGTTCTGGTGCGTGGTGGTCGTGTTAAAGACCTCCCTGGTGTTCGTTACAAGATTATTCGTGGCGCTCTTGACGCCGCAGGTGTTCAGGATCGTCGTAAGTCTCGTTCTAAATACGGAGCTAAAAGACCTAAATAA
- the rpsJ gene encoding 30S ribosomal protein S10, which produces MIVPTQKIRIKLKAFDHKILDHSVAEIVRTARDTGARVVGPIPLPTKISRWTVLRSPHIDKNSREQFEIRTHKRLLDILEPTQQTIDALMQLELPAGVEVEIKL; this is translated from the coding sequence ATGATAGTCCCGACCCAGAAAATACGAATAAAATTAAAGGCGTTTGATCATAAGATACTTGATCATTCAGTGGCAGAGATTGTGCGTACGGCACGTGATACCGGAGCAAGGGTAGTGGGTCCTATTCCGCTTCCGACTAAAATAAGTCGTTGGACGGTGCTTCGTTCACCGCATATTGACAAAAATTCGCGGGAGCAATTTGAGATTCGGACCCACAAGCGGCTGCTCGATATACTTGAGCCAACCCAGCAGACTATTGACGCGTTGATGCAGCTTGAGCTCCCTGCCGGGGTTGAAGTGGAAATCAAGCTCTAA
- the rplB gene encoding 50S ribosomal protein L2 has protein sequence MPIKKCKPTSPGRRFMSFVIDPDLTPGKEPEKSLLEPLKKTGGRNVYGRVTVRFRGGGHKRLYRRIDFKRNKDGIPAKVAAIEYDPNRSANIALLHYADGEKRYILAPLGLKVGDILMSGENVEVKVGNCMPLKNIPLGTIIHNIELRPGKGGQMARAAGTFAQLMAKEGDYAHLRLPSGEIRMVHLNCRATIGQVGNIDHENVTLGKAGRSRWLGRRPHVRGVAMNPVDHPMGGGEGRTHGGRHPCSPWGQLAKGLKTRGKKPSDKFIVRRRKG, from the coding sequence ATGCCGATTAAAAAGTGTAAGCCAACATCACCTGGCCGGCGTTTTATGAGTTTTGTAATAGACCCGGATTTGACGCCGGGTAAAGAGCCGGAGAAGTCTCTTCTTGAGCCTTTGAAGAAGACCGGCGGGCGTAATGTATATGGTCGGGTAACGGTTAGGTTTAGAGGTGGTGGACATAAACGTCTTTATCGTCGTATAGATTTTAAACGTAATAAAGATGGTATTCCGGCTAAAGTAGCGGCTATTGAATATGACCCTAATCGTTCAGCTAATATTGCCCTTTTGCACTACGCGGACGGAGAAAAGCGTTATATTCTTGCACCACTTGGCCTTAAAGTGGGCGATATTTTAATGTCTGGGGAAAACGTAGAGGTAAAAGTGGGTAATTGTATGCCCCTTAAGAATATCCCGCTTGGTACTATTATTCACAATATTGAGTTAAGGCCAGGTAAAGGTGGACAGATGGCCAGAGCGGCGGGAACTTTTGCTCAGCTTATGGCCAAAGAAGGTGATTATGCCCACTTGAGATTACCTTCAGGTGAAATTAGAATGGTTCACCTTAACTGCCGGGCTACAATTGGTCAGGTAGGCAATATTGACCACGAGAACGTAACTTTAGGGAAGGCCGGGCGTTCCCGTTGGTTGGGTAGAAGGCCGCATGTGCGCGGTGTGGCTATGAACCCGGTGGATCACCCCATGGGTGGTGGTGAAGGTCGCACTCACGGTGGGCGTCATCCGTGCTCACCTTGGGGGCAGTTAGCCAAAGGGCTTAAAACTAGAGGTAAAAAACCCTCTGACAAATTTATTGTTAGAAGACGTAAGGGCTAG
- the rplD gene encoding 50S ribosomal protein L4, giving the protein MATVAVVNNKKEKVDEVNLREDIFNVPVKVGLLHQVVRWQMARWRAGTACTKTRGEVRGGGRKPWRQKGTGRARQGSIRAPHWVGGGVVFGPKPRDYEFKVNKKERRLALKMALSARAQEGKLLVVDDFGLDEIKTKKFVEFLKGLGAEDALVVLPERDEVVEKSARNLPTVKVLTVDGLNVYDILDYEYLIIKREALPKIEERLSR; this is encoded by the coding sequence ATGGCCACGGTAGCGGTGGTTAATAATAAAAAAGAAAAGGTGGACGAAGTGAATCTTCGAGAAGATATTTTCAATGTGCCGGTTAAAGTAGGGCTTTTGCACCAAGTAGTTCGTTGGCAGATGGCCCGCTGGCGAGCAGGAACTGCTTGTACCAAAACTCGTGGTGAGGTGCGTGGTGGTGGGCGTAAGCCCTGGCGTCAGAAGGGAACAGGTCGTGCGCGTCAAGGGAGTATTAGAGCGCCTCATTGGGTTGGTGGTGGAGTGGTTTTTGGTCCTAAGCCTCGTGATTACGAATTTAAAGTTAACAAAAAGGAACGCCGTTTGGCTTTAAAGATGGCGCTTTCGGCTAGGGCTCAGGAAGGAAAGCTTCTAGTAGTAGATGATTTTGGTCTGGACGAGATTAAGACTAAAAAGTTTGTTGAGTTTCTAAAAGGGCTTGGGGCAGAAGATGCCTTGGTAGTACTTCCTGAGCGAGATGAGGTGGTTGAAAAGAGTGCTCGTAATTTGCCCACAGTAAAAGTGCTTACGGTAGATGGTTTAAATGTTTATGACATTTTGGACTACGAATATTTGATTATAAAACGTGAGGCCTTGCCAAAAATCGAAGAGAGGCTTTCAAGATGA
- the rplC gene encoding 50S ribosomal protein L3 yields the protein MVQGLIGKKLGMTRIFTPSGEAVPVTVIELGPCTVVQVKTQDRDGYNAVQLGFKPKKLTKLNKPMQGHFTKAGLDHGFYVLKEFKVDDPEAFSPGQVITLADLSIEPGKKIKVTGKSKGRGFTGAIKRWGFRRQPMSHGAKQVHRKPGSSGASAFPGRVIKGKKMPGHYGNETVTIRNLSIVDVKPEKNVILVKGAVPGSVNSYVYVYFNT from the coding sequence ATGGTTCAAGGACTAATTGGAAAAAAATTAGGAATGACCCGTATATTTACCCCTTCAGGGGAAGCGGTTCCGGTGACGGTAATAGAGCTTGGCCCCTGTACGGTGGTGCAGGTAAAAACACAAGACCGTGATGGATATAATGCCGTGCAGTTGGGTTTTAAGCCCAAAAAGTTGACCAAGCTAAACAAACCCATGCAAGGGCATTTTACCAAAGCCGGGCTTGATCATGGCTTTTATGTATTGAAAGAATTTAAAGTAGATGACCCTGAAGCCTTTTCACCTGGGCAGGTTATCACTTTAGCCGATCTTTCTATTGAGCCTGGTAAAAAGATCAAGGTTACCGGAAAAAGTAAGGGTCGGGGGTTTACCGGAGCTATTAAGCGCTGGGGTTTTAGGCGTCAGCCTATGAGCCACGGTGCTAAACAGGTACACCGTAAGCCTGGTTCAAGTGGAGCCAGTGCTTTTCCAGGCCGGGTAATCAAGGGTAAAAAGATGCCTGGGCACTACGGTAACGAGACGGTTACTATCAGAAACTTAAGCATTGTTGACGTTAAACCTGAGAAGAATGTTATTTTAGTTAAAGGTGCGGTGCCTGGTTCGGTAAACAGCTACGTTTACGTATATTTTAACACGTAG
- the tuf gene encoding elongation factor Tu has protein sequence MSKQKFERRKPHLNIGTIGHIDHGKTTLTSAITRVLSTKGWAEWIPFDNIDRAPEEKQRGITIQLAHVEYETEKRHYAHVDCPGHADYIKNMITGAAQMDGAILVVAATDGPMPQTREHILLARQVNVPAIVVFMNKVDMVDDEELLELVELEIRELLSKYDFPGDDVPVIRGSALKALECGCGKEDCEWCGKIWELMKAVDEYIPEPKREVDKPFLMPVEDVFSISGRGTVVTGRVERGVIRPGDEVEIVGLRPTIKTVATSVEMFRKILDEGLPGDNVGILLRGVGKDEVERGQVLAKPGSITPHTKFKAEVYILTKEEGGRHTPFFNGYRPQFYFRTTDVTGVVTLPEGVEMVMPGDNVEFEVQLIKPVAMEEGLRFAIREGGRTVGAGVVTKILE, from the coding sequence ATGAGTAAGCAGAAGTTTGAGAGGCGTAAGCCGCATTTAAACATTGGGACGATTGGTCACATTGACCACGGAAAAACGACATTGACCAGTGCCATAACCAGGGTGCTTTCTACCAAGGGTTGGGCGGAATGGATTCCGTTTGATAATATTGACCGTGCGCCTGAGGAGAAGCAGAGGGGGATTACCATTCAGTTGGCGCACGTTGAGTATGAGACAGAGAAGCGCCACTATGCCCACGTGGACTGTCCTGGGCACGCTGACTATATCAAGAACATGATTACGGGAGCGGCACAGATGGACGGAGCTATTTTGGTAGTAGCGGCCACTGATGGTCCTATGCCGCAGACCCGTGAGCACATATTGTTGGCGCGTCAGGTTAACGTTCCGGCTATCGTGGTATTTATGAACAAAGTTGACATGGTAGATGACGAAGAGCTTTTGGAGTTGGTAGAGCTTGAGATTCGGGAGTTGCTTTCTAAGTATGATTTTCCTGGAGACGATGTGCCGGTGATAAGGGGGAGTGCGTTAAAGGCGCTAGAGTGTGGATGTGGGAAGGAGGATTGTGAGTGGTGTGGGAAGATATGGGAATTAATGAAGGCGGTAGATGAGTATATACCTGAGCCCAAGAGGGAGGTAGACAAGCCGTTCTTGATGCCGGTTGAGGACGTATTCAGCATAAGTGGACGAGGGACGGTGGTGACAGGTAGGGTAGAAAGAGGAGTGATAAGGCCTGGAGATGAAGTAGAGATAGTAGGGCTTAGGCCGACGATAAAGACAGTGGCGACTAGTGTAGAGATGTTCAGGAAGATACTTGATGAGGGACTTCCTGGAGACAACGTAGGGATATTGTTAAGAGGAGTAGGGAAGGACGAGGTAGAGAGGGGTCAGGTATTAGCAAAGCCTGGTAGTATCACGCCGCACACCAAGTTTAAGGCGGAGGTATATATATTGACGAAGGAAGAGGGAGGGCGGCACACGCCGTTTTTCAATGGATATAGGCCACAGTTTTATTTTAGGACGACGGATGTAACAGGAGTAGTGACGTTGCCAGAGGGAGTAGAGATGGTGATGCCGGGAGACAATGTGGAGTTTGAGGTACAGTTGATAAAGCCGGTGGCGATGGAAGAGGGTTTGCGTTTTGCGATAAGAGAAGGTGGCCGCACGGTAGGTGCTGGTGTTGTTACCAAGATTTTGGAATAG
- the rplV gene encoding 50S ribosomal protein L22 produces MEARAQAKYVRISPYKARLVVDLIRGKSVDEALKILQFTPKKGARLVRKVLESAVANAEHNYQMDPDQLYVKRAYVDEGPRLKRFWPRAFGRASRILKRTSHITVVVEEKPEK; encoded by the coding sequence ATGGAAGCGCGGGCGCAAGCTAAATATGTACGTATATCACCGTATAAAGCGCGTTTAGTGGTAGATCTCATTCGCGGCAAATCTGTAGATGAGGCCTTGAAAATTTTGCAGTTTACCCCTAAAAAGGGAGCGCGTTTGGTGCGCAAAGTATTGGAATCGGCAGTGGCTAATGCAGAACATAATTATCAGATGGATCCAGACCAGCTTTATGTAAAAAGGGCGTATGTAGATGAAGGTCCGCGTCTTAAAAGATTTTGGCCGCGGGCTTTTGGTAGGGCTAGCCGGATTTTAAAGCGCACCAGCCACATTACCGTGGTGGTAGAAGAAAAACCTGAGAAATAG
- the rplW gene encoding 50S ribosomal protein L23 produces the protein MKDPRTIILKPVISEKAMMLKEKNNQVTFWVAPDANKIEIKKAVETLFDVKVEKVQTIRVKGKPKRMGRFEGRRPLRKKAIVRLAPGHNIEIFEAV, from the coding sequence ATGAAGGATCCAAGAACAATTATTCTAAAACCGGTTATCAGTGAAAAGGCCATGATGCTTAAAGAAAAGAACAATCAGGTGACTTTTTGGGTAGCACCTGACGCTAACAAAATAGAAATCAAAAAGGCGGTAGAAACTCTTTTTGATGTGAAGGTTGAAAAGGTGCAGACCATCAGAGTTAAAGGAAAGCCCAAGAGAATGGGGCGTTTTGAAGGGCGTCGTCCTTTACGTAAAAAGGCTATTGTACGTCTTGCCCCCGGGCACAATATAGAAATTTTTGAAGCAGTGTAA
- the glyS gene encoding glycine--tRNA ligase subunit beta: MAKDLLFEIGTEEIPARFIEPALKAIKNLAAEELQKLSLSFGGIKTLATPRRLTLYVAELAERQPDRVEEILGPPKQAAFDADGKPTKAALGFAKRHNVSVEELSVKETPKGEYVCVTKKIPGEETINLLPTLLEKLVKSIPFPKTMRWGTKKLRFARPIRWFLALYGKQVIPFELAGVKAGNITFGHRFMAPEPIEIEDFVSYVRKLREAFVVVEPEERLAKTKDEVTDAALDISAEVLEDVELLHENANLVEFPYATLGNFEPKFLSLPRPVLITAMREHQRYFSVVDKEGNLLPHFIAVNNTKPEDPSALIAGHERVLRARLEDASFYFERDKKIPLAERVKELAHVGYHAELGSLYDKTERLAKLSAWLAERLAPDKKDLAQRAAYLAKADLVTELVQEFPSLQGIMGREYALLSGEPPEVAQAIYEHYLPVSAGGELPESTLGSIVALADKMDTLCAFFGIGEHPTGAADPFGLRRAAYGLIEIILAKNFSLSLSEFINEALSLLQERLKFPQKEVLLEVKQFIGKRFEGALASRGYSDEMIKAVMAAGFDDLVDTLKRLEALKKVYESEEFPALAVGFKRVMNMVKKLSGRLPFSDSLLKEEPEKGLYKAYLEVREEALPLVEKGEYEKALHSFIKLKRPIDEFFDQVFVMVEEEDIRQNRLALLQRIAELFLSVADLSYLREEAA, translated from the coding sequence ATGGCCAAAGATCTACTTTTTGAAATAGGAACCGAAGAGATACCGGCAAGGTTTATTGAACCAGCCTTAAAAGCCATTAAAAACTTAGCCGCTGAGGAACTCCAGAAGCTTTCTCTTTCCTTTGGCGGAATAAAAACTCTGGCTACCCCAAGGAGGCTTACCCTTTACGTGGCTGAACTTGCGGAAAGGCAACCTGACCGTGTAGAAGAAATTTTAGGTCCTCCAAAGCAAGCGGCTTTTGACGCTGACGGTAAACCCACTAAAGCGGCCCTCGGGTTTGCCAAGAGACATAACGTTTCGGTGGAGGAACTTTCGGTAAAAGAGACGCCTAAAGGTGAGTATGTTTGTGTTACTAAGAAAATTCCTGGCGAAGAGACAATCAATCTTTTACCGACTCTTTTAGAAAAGCTGGTAAAGAGTATCCCTTTTCCCAAGACTATGCGTTGGGGCACGAAGAAGCTTCGCTTTGCCCGTCCCATAAGATGGTTTTTGGCTCTTTACGGCAAACAGGTGATTCCTTTTGAGCTTGCTGGCGTAAAAGCCGGAAACATCACCTTTGGTCATCGGTTTATGGCCCCTGAGCCTATAGAAATAGAAGACTTCGTTTCTTACGTGCGCAAGTTGAGAGAGGCTTTTGTGGTTGTGGAACCTGAAGAGCGTTTGGCCAAAACCAAAGACGAAGTCACCGACGCGGCCTTAGATATTTCAGCTGAGGTTTTAGAGGACGTAGAGCTTCTTCATGAAAACGCCAACCTGGTAGAATTCCCTTACGCCACTTTAGGAAATTTTGAGCCCAAATTTCTTTCTTTGCCGAGGCCGGTTCTTATCACCGCCATGCGTGAGCACCAGCGTTATTTTTCCGTAGTTGACAAAGAAGGAAATCTTCTTCCCCATTTCATTGCGGTTAATAATACTAAGCCTGAAGACCCTTCGGCTTTGATTGCTGGCCACGAGCGAGTTTTAAGAGCTCGTCTTGAGGACGCAAGTTTTTATTTTGAACGTGACAAAAAGATTCCTCTGGCTGAAAGGGTTAAAGAGCTTGCTCACGTGGGTTATCATGCTGAGCTTGGCTCTCTTTATGATAAGACCGAACGCCTAGCCAAGCTTTCCGCCTGGCTGGCTGAAAGGCTTGCCCCTGATAAAAAAGACCTGGCCCAAAGGGCGGCTTATCTCGCCAAGGCCGATCTAGTAACCGAGCTAGTTCAAGAGTTTCCAAGCCTTCAGGGGATAATGGGTAGGGAATATGCCCTTTTAAGTGGTGAACCCCCAGAAGTAGCTCAGGCTATTTATGAGCATTATCTTCCGGTTAGCGCAGGTGGTGAGCTTCCTGAAAGCACCCTTGGGTCCATAGTGGCTCTGGCGGACAAGATGGACACCCTTTGTGCCTTTTTTGGTATTGGTGAACATCCGACAGGAGCGGCGGATCCATTTGGCTTGCGTCGTGCAGCTTATGGCCTAATTGAGATTATTTTGGCTAAAAATTTCAGTCTTTCTCTCAGCGAATTCATAAATGAAGCCTTAAGTCTTTTGCAGGAACGCCTTAAGTTCCCCCAAAAAGAAGTTTTGCTTGAGGTTAAACAGTTCATTGGCAAACGTTTTGAAGGAGCTTTGGCCAGCCGCGGCTATAGTGACGAAATGATAAAGGCGGTTATGGCGGCAGGCTTTGACGATCTGGTAGATACGCTTAAACGCCTTGAGGCCCTCAAAAAAGTTTACGAGAGTGAAGAATTTCCGGCGCTGGCGGTGGGGTTTAAACGGGTGATGAACATGGTGAAAAAGTTATCGGGAAGGCTTCCCTTTAGTGATAGTCTTTTAAAAGAAGAGCCAGAAAAGGGGCTATATAAGGCCTATCTAGAAGTGAGAGAAGAGGCCCTACCTTTGGTTGAAAAGGGAGAATACGAAAAGGCCCTTCATAGTTTTATAAAGCTGAAGAGGCCAATAGACGAATTCTTTGACCAAGTGTTTGTTATGGTGGAGGAGGAAGACATCAGGCAAAACAGGCTTGCTTTACTCCAAAGAATAGCCGAGCTTTTTCTCTCAGTGGCTGACCTATCCTACCTTAGAGAGGAAGCGGCTTGA
- a CDS encoding cytochrome b/b6 domain-containing protein: MVGPKHVRLKTFIFSPQKVIEYFKGILRGSGPKYVGHNPGSAYASLAMFVLIILLAITGVMIGLGNESAEDLHEFLAYIMLFVVLAHISGVVLYSLRHKENIAASMIHGKKTGDEKEGISSSHPLTALVFLILTGGWALGLIANYNPATVSTRLPLLGTQIHLGEIEEKEHQFEERNREELEKDYYDEDDEHYDDEDHDIHEEEHEDDD; the protein is encoded by the coding sequence TTGGTTGGGCCTAAACACGTTCGTTTAAAAACATTCATTTTCAGTCCCCAAAAAGTTATTGAATATTTTAAAGGGATATTGCGAGGCAGTGGACCAAAATATGTAGGGCATAATCCTGGTTCTGCTTATGCCAGCTTAGCTATGTTTGTTCTTATTATTTTGCTGGCCATCACAGGAGTCATGATTGGCCTGGGAAATGAATCAGCTGAAGACTTACACGAGTTTCTGGCCTATATAATGCTTTTTGTTGTCCTAGCTCATATTTCTGGGGTGGTATTGTACAGTTTACGCCATAAAGAAAATATTGCGGCTAGTATGATCCATGGCAAGAAAACAGGAGATGAGAAAGAGGGCATATCATCTTCGCACCCGTTAACAGCTTTGGTTTTTCTTATTTTGACAGGGGGATGGGCCCTCGGGCTTATTGCTAATTATAATCCTGCAACAGTATCCACCCGTCTTCCTTTACTTGGAACTCAAATCCATCTTGGCGAAATTGAAGAAAAAGAGCACCAGTTTGAGGAAAGAAATAGAGAAGAACTTGAAAAAGATTATTATGATGAGGACGATGAACATTATGATGACGAAGATCACGATATTCATGAAGAAGAACATGAAGATGATGATTAG